The DNA region GTGCCCGAGAGGGCACCGTTCGGCGGCGATCCCAGCGGATTGGCGTTGTTGCGGGTGTTCATCTCCAGGGTTCTGTTGAACGTGTTCTGCCTGTTGTTGATGGCCAGATTGTTGTTCATGTTGGCATTGTTGAGATTCTTATGGCGGCGCAGAGTGGCAATCGTGGCCGTGGTGGCATCCGAGTGCGAGGGACTGGACTGGCCACCACCGTTGGTGTTCTCCTTGTGCGTTATGTAGCTCACATTGTCCAGTGAGAAGGCGTGGTTCTTGGCACTGAAGTCCAACTGCAGATCGTCGTCCACATCCGGTGGCACTGCCATGGCGAGCATCTGGGTCTCGTACTCCTTCATGTTGGCTATGGTTTCGCTGGCACTCGAGGCCTGCTGGTTAACGATCACAGGATCGTAGCGTGGCGGATTCGTGGAGGAGTACTGCCGCATGCGCTGCTTAAAGTTCTTATATCTATAAAAAAGGGTATTGAAGTAAGTAAGTAGAACTATATAGAGGTTGTACTGTATGCCATCCACTTACTTTGACCACGAAATGCATATGTAAATGATGCCGATCGTGCCCAGGATGAGTATAACAAGTGATATGGCAATCAGAGTGAAGGGGAAGACTTCGTTGTCGATGGCTACGGCAGCTTTGACCTGGAAGTAACAAAAGTAAATAGATGTCCGCAGAAGATATAGTAGAAATAGTAGCCCACCTTGTGCACGTGTTCCTTTCTTTCCAGGGGAAACGATATATTCTCGGCCGTGGCTCTTGGCAGGGCGATGTTCAGCTCGGATCGCGCAGCTGGCTCCAGCAAAGTGGTGTCCACAATGCTGTCCTTGCGGCTGACGAGCTGCTCCGTCTTGGGATCAATCAGGTAGAACCATATGTCCGTTGCAGCTGGATTCTCGATCACCGAGCCGTTCTTGGCCAAGTACTTCTGACTGCTCATCCGCTCGATGCCGCTGACCAGTCCGGTCTTCTTGtccagcagctcctccagctcagTGTAGTAGTTGCGTAGATCGCTGGGCGCGGCATTCGGGAAGGACAGTGCCATGCGATTGATGTCCGCCAGCTTATTGACCACTATCCTGGCCCTCGTGCGATGGGATCCCTGCTCCTGGCCATCGCTATCACGCGCCTCCACCAAAAACGTGAGTGGAAAGTCGCTCTCGGTCTTGAAATGCTTGGCTGTTCGCAGAACTCCGGTGTCTTCGGACATCATAAAGAAGCTGGTGGGCTAAAAACATCGATTGATAGGTAACCAAAAATAGCATTGGGTAATGTAATGTATAGAGTGCTCACCATGGTGACCCGGTTTTCATCGTCGTCGTAGAGAGTGTAGCGAACGGTGCCGAATTTCCCCGAATCACGATCTGTGGCTCGCACCTGCAAAATGGTTGTGTCAACATCCATTTCCTCCGTCACCACCGTGTAGAAAGTGTCTTGTTGGCCGCGCAGCCTATTGAACTCGAACTCCGGCGCATTGTCGTTCTCATCCTGCACTATTATCTCCACGGTGGTGGTGTCCTTCAGAGGATTGACGAAGTAGCGATGCGATGTCAGCCGCAACTGGAGTGTGTACGAGGTCTTGTTCTCGAAGTCCAGCGGTTGGATGAGCAGCAAGTTACAACCATGATCGGCGGAGCTCAGATTGAAGATGCCCCCCTCGTTGCCACTGACGAATTCACACCTGAAGGCCGGCGGCCCATCGCCGGATGTCTTTGAGTTCACTATCTGAATGAGCTTGAGGGTGCTATTGGCTTCCATTGACTCCGGCACACTGGTGGTGTAGCTGTCGTCGCTGAAGGCCAAGCCTATACTTTCACTGCTCATGCCCATTCCACTTTCCAACTTATTGTCcaatttgatttcattgttGCCGCTGGACAAAAGATGATGTACATCGACGCGCAGGGGCGCCACCGAGCTCAGTTGGGGTTCGCCCAGGTCATATGCCCGTATGTCCACCTGGTACTCCGTGTCCTCCTCCTTGCGCAGCTCATCCCTTATGCGCACTGCTCCGGTGTCCGGATCCACTTGGAAGTACTTGGGCGCCTTGCCACGTCCCACAATCTCGTAGCGCACCACATTTCCCGGCGAGGTGCCATCGCCATCGATGGCGGGCAGCGTGGCTATAATGGTGCCTATGCCCTGGTCATCATTTACGGTCACGGGATCGGGAACGGTTATGAACCTTGGGGGCAGATCGTTGCGATCCTCCACATCCACCACCAGTAGGATTGTGTCTCCTGGTCCATCGCCATCGTTCTCAATGGTTCCAATAGTCAGCTGGTGTTGCTTCTGGCTCTCGTAGTCCAATCCCTTGATGGTCCGCACCTCTCCGCTTTTCTCCGCCACCTTGAAGAGCTCCGCGTTGCCCTTCCGGAGCACGTAGGTGATCTCGGGCATGGAGTCGGGATCAAAGGCTTGCACCGTGGCCACCAGGTAGTTCTCCTCGTTCTCCGGAATGTGAACGTCGATGCGGGCATCGCTGAACTTGGGCACTTCGTCCGGAAGGTCGAGCACCATTACCGTAACACTGGCAGTGCCCAGTCGCGCATCCGGAGCTCCATCCTTGGCGGTCACCACGAACTTGTACTCGTTCAGCTGCTCGTAGTCCAGTTGCTTGGCGGTTAGGATCTCGCCCGATGTGGCATTGATGGTGAACGGTATGTCGGTGGGTATGGAGTAGGTGATCTCGGCATTGATGCCCTCATCGGCATCGGTGGCGTGGACCACTCCCACCGAGGCCTGCGCTTTGCCCTCCTCCACTTGGAAGACGTACGGCAAGGTGGAGGCCTCGAACTCCGGATTCTTATCGTTGATGTCCGTCACCTTGATGTTAACGGTGGCGCTACTGGAGAGACCGCCGGTATCCTCCGCCTTCAGGATCAGTTGGTAGCGCGTCAGACTCTCGCGATCCAGCTTTCGTATCACTATGATGACACCACTCTCCTGACCCACGGCGAACTGGCGCAGATCATTGCCCGATATGATGGAGTAGACCACGGCATCGTTCTCGGGATCCTCGGCATGTACCACTGTGACCGTGGAGTTGATCTCCGCTCCCTCGCTCACCTGCACCTCGTAGATGGGCTTCTGGAAGCGCGGTGGCTTCGTGTTCGGTCCCGGGGTCACGCTCACCTCAACGATCGCCTGGGAGGAGAGTCCTCCGATGTCGGTGGCCTGCACCGTGATGCTGTACTGCTCCCCGGCCAGCAGGCGACCCTGGGTCCTGATCTCGCCCGTCGTCTCGTTGATGGTGAACTTTTGGATGCCGTTGTTGGACACATGGTAAATGGAGTAGGTCACCACGGCATTGGGACCCTCGTCGTTGTCGCTGGCCGTGACCTGGGTGACCAGCCGGCTCTCGCTCTGATCCCCGGCTGTTATCGAGATGGGCGCCACCATGGCCAGCTTGGGCGCATTGTCGTTCACATCCCGCAGGTGAACTGTGAGACTGAGTGGAGCACTGGCCGCATTGGTTTTGGGTTCCCGGGCCACCACCTGAAACTTGAAACGTCCTGGCGCCGGTGGGTCGCGGTCGAGGTTGTCCTCGTTCACCACCAAGATGCCATCGCTGGTCACGTTGAAGGACGGTGTGGTCAGCTCGTAGATGTAGTCTGGCTTCGGATCGCTGTCACTGAGGTCGGCGTCTGTGGTCATGAACGATATCGGGTTACCGTGCGCGTCCAACACCCTGGTGCCAATGGGCGAGTTCTCGTCCACGTAGCCCTCCGCTTGGGAGGATGATATCACGGGCGGATTGGCGTCCACGGGCTTCACGAAGATTTCCAGCTTGGCCGTTGTGAAGCGCTGTGGACCCGGCGAAACCTCCTCCGCTTTCACTATGATGTCATACTTCTTCGCTGTGGATGTGTCCACAGCTTTCGTTTGCTTCAGCACTCCGGTGTTCTCATCGATCTGGAAGTAATCGGCGTAGTTGCCGGGCATGCCGCTGGCGAAGCTGTAGCGGATGGGCGAGTTTATGGTGTCCAGATCCACTGCCTGAATACGCTCGGGCAGCACCGTCAGCACTCCTAGTAGGGATCCAGCTGGCACGGATGCGGAGTACTCCGGATTTATGCAGGCGCCGTCGAGCGAAACGCATCCGCTGTAGATGAACGATGGGTCCAAGTCGTTGGAGTCGGCTACATTGACCGTCAATGTTGTGGTCGAGGAAAGGCGATCAGCTGTATTCCGAGCTCGATCCTGAAAAAAACCACATACGAGTAATTCATTACAAATGGAGCAAATGGTCGTTCCCCTTCTATTGAATCTCTAATTTCGGAGTGAAAGGTACTGGGAGCCATATGAAATGGCAACGACTGAAAGCCGGTAAAAGTAAGCACTTAATTGAGGTCTTTCTTCGCCAACTTTAATTGTTATAATGCCCAAGACAGACAGCCTAATTAAGCCTttgttatatttaaattattaggGCTTCACTTACCGACGCCACAATGGTGAGATAGTAGGTTTGGATCTTCTCAAAGTCCAAAGTCTTGGCCACCGTAACCTGAGGAAACGAGAAGCTGTAAAATATCTGATCCAGTCAGGTGAAGATTGGGTTGGGACTCACTTGACCCTGGTGGGGAAAGGATATGGCGAAGGTGCCGTACCCATCCGCACTGTACTTCTCCACATCGGTGGAGTTGGGACTGCCCTCGGCGATGAAGTACTCGACCAG from Drosophila santomea strain STO CAGO 1482 chromosome 3R, Prin_Dsan_1.1, whole genome shotgun sequence includes:
- the LOC120451304 gene encoding cadherin-99C; this translates as MAMAARNLTPQQGLGFFGLLILLCSAVLGKSQMCEVETGQTNIILDIEESRESFIGQPTTPPELPIFGDPETEIALNLVFPKGQPIFQLNGKRLQLLQPLDRDEENLSHIVFQVSCTTRSTSKKRTIPIIVRVSDINDNAPRFMNTPYEVTVPESTPVGTTIFRNIQALDKDAGVNGLVEYFIAEGSPNSTDVEKYSADGYGTFAISFPHQGQVTVAKTLDFEKIQTYYLTIVASDRARNTADRLSSTTTLTVNVADSNDLDPSFIYSGCVSLDGACINPEYSASVPAGSLLGVLTVLPERIQAVDLDTINSPIRYSFASGMPGNYADYFQIDENTGVLKQTKAVDTSTAKKYDIIVKAEEVSPGPQRFTTAKLEIFVKPVDANPPVISSSQAEGYVDENSPIGTRVLDAHGNPISFMTTDADLSDSDPKPDYIYELTTPSFNVTSDGILVVNEDNLDRDPPAPGRFKFQVVAREPKTNAASAPLSLTVHLRDVNDNAPKLAMVAPISITAGDQSESRLVTQVTASDNDEGPNAVVTYSIYHVSNNGIQKFTINETTGEIRTQGRLLAGEQYSITVQATDIGGLSSQAIVEVSVTPGPNTKPPRFQKPIYEVQVSEGAEINSTVTVVHAEDPENDAVVYSIISGNDLRQFAVGQESGVIIVIRKLDRESLTRYQLILKAEDTGGLSSSATVNIKVTDINDKNPEFEASTLPYVFQVEEGKAQASVGVVHATDADEGINAEITYSIPTDIPFTINATSGEILTAKQLDYEQLNEYKFVVTAKDGAPDARLGTASVTVMVLDLPDEVPKFSDARIDVHIPENEENYLVATVQAFDPDSMPEITYVLRKGNAELFKVAEKSGEVRTIKGLDYESQKQHQLTIGTIENDGDGPGDTILLVVDVEDRNDLPPRFITVPDPVTVNDDQGIGTIIATLPAIDGDGTSPGNVVRYEIVGRGKAPKYFQVDPDTGAVRIRDELRKEEDTEYQVDIRAYDLGEPQLSSVAPLRVDVHHLLSSGNNEIKLDNKLESGMGMSSESIGLAFSDDSYTTSVPESMEANSTLKLIQIVNSKTSGDGPPAFRCEFVSGNEGGIFNLSSADHGCNLLLIQPLDFENKTSYTLQLRLTSHRYFVNPLKDTTTVEIIVQDENDNAPEFEFNRLRGQQDTFYTVVTEEMDVDTTILQVRATDRDSGKFGTVRYTLYDDDENRVTMPTSFFMMSEDTGVLRTAKHFKTESDFPLTFLVEARDSDGQEQGSHRTRARIVVNKLADINRMALSFPNAAPSDLRNYYTELEELLDKKTGLVSGIERMSSQKYLAKNGSVIENPAATDIWFYLIDPKTEQLVSRKDSIVDTTLLEPAARSELNIALPRATAENISFPLERKEHVHKVKAAVAIDNEVFPFTLIAISLVILILGTIGIIYICISWSKYKNFKQRMRQYSSTNPPRYDPVIVNQQASSASETIANMKEYETQMLAMAVPPDVDDDLQLDFSAKNHAFSLDNVSYITHKENTNGGGQSSPSHSDATTATIATLRRHKNLNNANMNNNLAINNRQNTFNRTLEMNTRNNANPLGSPPNGALSGTLTLGRIKHQNSNHYQNGAYNIDPTGPNNMANAKNNAYSTMGRRGNTFGDVGLLNGNAELMNATLGRNGQLNNRLYGGEVPITNPLFQRSNSDHNHLSSTNENVSFGKRDYGQIGFSYLNDLDRSEVETTTEL